Proteins found in one Triticum urartu cultivar G1812 chromosome 4, Tu2.1, whole genome shotgun sequence genomic segment:
- the LOC125553873 gene encoding dynein light chain LC6, flagellar outer arm-like: MLEGKATLEDTDMPAKMQLQAMSAASRALDRFNVLDCWSITAHIKKESDMIHGPGWQCVVGCSFGCYFTHSKGSFIYFKFELLRFLVFKGMADEQPLPC; the protein is encoded by the exons ATGCTGGAAGGGAAGGCGACGTTGGAGGACACCGACATGCCGGCCAAGATGCAGCTGCAGGCCATGTCGGCGGCGTCCAGGGCGCTCGACCGCTTCAACGTCCTCGACTGCTGGAGCATCACGGCGCACATCAAGAAG GAGTCCGACATGATCCATGGCCCGGGGTGGCAGTGCGTGGTGGGCTGCAGCTTCGGCTGCTACTTCACGCACAGCAAGGGGAGCTTCATATACTTCAAGTTCGAGTTGCTCAGGTTCCTCGTCTTCAAAGGCATGGCGGATGAGCAACCGCTGCCGTGCTGA